From Micromonospora carbonacea:
CACCCCCGCGCTGGCCACCGGGGGCACCGGCGACGTGCTCGCCGGGCTGCTCGGCTCGCTGCTCGCCGCCGGGCTGGCCCCGGAGCGGGCGGCCGCCGCGGCGGCGTACCTGCACGGGCTGGCCGGGCGGGAGGCGGCCCGGTCGGGCCCGGTGACCGCGCCCGAGGTGGCCGCCGCGCTCCGCCCGGTGGTGGCCGCGCTCGCCTGACGGGCGGCCGGCGCGGGCCGACCGGCGCCATGCCGGCGCGGGCCGATCGACGCCATGCCGGCGACATGGCGGGGTCGTTCGCCCCCGGATGCCGCCACCTGCCTGACATCGAGAAGCCCGCGGCGGCCCGGTCAGTAGGCTGAGGGGCATGTGGCAGTCCGAGGTGCGGGTCGATCTTGACGCGATCCGGGAGAACGTGACGCGGCTGCGCGCCGGCACCGGCGCCGAGCTGATGGCGGTGGTCAAGGCCGACGGCTACGGCCACGGCATGATCCCGTCGGCCCGCGCCGCGCTCGACGCCGGCGCGGACTGGCTCGGCGTCTGCACCCTCGACGAGGCGCTGACGCTGCGCCGGGCCGGCATCGACGCGCCCGTGCTGGCCTGGCTGCTCGCCCCCGGCCTGCCGCTGCACGAGGGCGTCGCGGCCGGGGTGGACCTGGCCGCCGCGAGCCTCACCCAGCTCGACGAGATGGTCGAGGCGGGCCGGCTCGCCGAGCGCCCGGCCCGCCTGCACCTGAAGGTCGACACGGGGCTGGCCCGGGGCGGGGCCACCGTCGCCGACTGGCCGGCGCTGCTGGAGGCCGCCGCGAAGGCCCAGGCCGACGGCCTGGTCGAGGTGGTCGGCGTGTGGAGCCACTTCGTCTACGCGGACCTGCCCGGCCACCCGACGACCGACCGCCAGCTCGCGGTCTTCCACGAGGCGCTGGACATGGTCGAGCGGGCGGGGCTGCGCCCGCGCTACCGGCACCTCGCCAACTCCGCGGCCACCCTGACCCGCCCCGACACCCACTTCGACCTGGTCCGGCCGGGGATCGCGACGTACGGGCTCTCCCCGGTGGCCGGCGAGCGGTTCGGGCTGCGCCCGGCGATGACCGCCCGGGCCCGGGTCATGCTCACCAAGCGGGTGCCCGCCGGCAGCGGAGTGTCCTACGGGCACACCTACCTCACCGACGCCGACGCCAACCTGGCCGTGGTGCCGCTCGGCTACGCCGACGGGGTGCCCCGGCACGCCTCCAACACCGGCCCGGTGCAGCTCGCCGGCCGGCGGCGGACCGTCTCGGGCCGGGTCTGCATGGACCAGTTCGTCGTCGACTGCGGCGACGACCCGGTGGCCGCCGGCGACGTGGCGACCCTGTTCGGCCCCGGGGCCGACGGCGAGCCCACGGCCGACGACTGGGCCGAGGCGGTCGGCACGATCAACTACGAGATCGTCACCCGGTTCGGCGGGGTGCGGGTGCCCCGCGTCTACGACGGCGAGCGGCCGTGAGCGAGCGCAGGGGCTTCCGGATCCCCCGGCCGCGCACCGCCGCCGGCCGGGTGGCCGGGGTCGTCGGGGCGGCCGTCGGGGTGGCCGCCGCCGGGCTCGCGGCGGGCGTGGTGAGCGAGCGTGTCCTGGTCCGCCGGCTCAAGGCGGACCCGGCCGACCCGCACGCCGACGAGGTCTTCGGCCAGCAGCGTTACGACGAGGCGTTCCGGCTGGAGCTGCCCGACGGCACCGACATCCACGTCGAGGTGGTGGAGCCGACCCGCCCCGTCCCCGGGCACCCGACCGTGGTGCTGGTGCACGGCTTCTGTCTGGACATGGGCACCTTCCACTTCCAGCGCAAGATGCTCGCCGAGCGGGGCGAGCACCGCATCGTCGCGTACGACCAGCCGGGGCACGGCCGGTCGGGGCGGCTGGAGACCGGCGAATACGATCTCGCCGCGCTCGGCCGCACGCTGCGCCGGGTCATCGACCGGACCGCCCCGGAGGGCCCGCTCGTGCTCGTCGGTCACTCGATGGGCGGCATGACCATCATGGCGTTCGCCGAGCTCTACCCGGAGCTGTTCGGCGACCGGGTGGTCGGCACGGTGCTGATGGCCACCTCGGGCGGGCTGCTGGCCGAGACGAAGCTCGTCGCCCCGGCCCTGCTCGGCCGGGTCGGCGCGCCGGTGCTCTACATGATGAGCAACGCCACCCGCTACGGCGGGCCGGCGATCGACGCCGCGCGCAAGTCGACGTCCAACGTGGCCTGGCTGCTCACCCGCAAGTACGGCTTCGGCACCCCGAAGCCCAGCCCGGCCCTGGTGTCGTACGTCGAGCTGATGAACTCCCGCACCTCGGCCGACACGGTCACCCGCTACCTGCGCACGCTGGCCACCCACTCCCGCTATCCGGCGCTGGCCGCGTTGGCCGGCACCCCGGTGCTGGTGGTGGTCGGCGACAAGGACATGATCACCCCCGTGACCCACTCGGAGGAGATCGTCCGGCGGCTGCCGCACGCCGAATACCTCAAGATCCATGACAGCGGGCACGTGGTGATGCTGGAGCACGCCGACGAGGTCAACGGGGCCCTGACCCGCTTCCTGGAGGGGCTGTGAGCCGGGCCGACGCGGCCGGTGCCGCTGTGCGCGCGGCGCTGCCGACGGTGGCGGACACCCACGCGTTCGGCCGCCGGCTCGCCGGGGTGCTGCGCGCCGGCGACCTGCTGCTGCTCACCGGCCCGCTGGGGGCCGGCAAGACGGCGCTGACCCAGGGCATCGGCGCGGGCCTCGGCGTGCTGGGCGACATCACCTCGCCGACCTTCGTGATCGCCCGCGTGCACCGGCCCGATCCGGTACGGGGCCGGGGCGTGGCGCTGGTGCACGCCGACGCGTACCGGCTGGGGGACGCCGCCGACCCGCGCGCCGAGATCGACGACCTCGACCTGGACGCCTCGGTCGACGACTCGGTCACCGTCGTCGAGTGGGGCGAGGGGCTGGTCGAGCAACTGGTCGACGCCCACCTGCGGGTCCGCATCGACCGGCGCGACGACGACACCCGGCTGGTCGAGCTGGCGCCGGCCGGCGGCGACTGGGCCGCCAGGCTGTCCGCTCTCGCCTGACGCGGCACGGGAGCATCCGGTCGCCACCGGCCCGAGGCTTCCGCCCCACCGCCGGACCGTCCCGCGCGGGTGTCGGACCGGGCTGGTAGGAAGGGGGCGACCGACTGCGAAAGGTTGCCGATGCCCCACGACGCCCCCACCCTCGACCTGCTCTCCCTGCTGCCCGAGGAGTGGCGCGCCCTGCTCACCCCGCACCTCGACCCGGCCCGCACGGCCGCGCTGGCCGAGTTCGTCGCCGGGGAATACGCCACCCAGACCGTCTTCCCGCCGGTCGAGGACCTGTTCTCCGCGTACCGGCTGTGTGGGCCGGGCCAGACCCGGGTGCTGATCCTCGGGCAGGACCCGTACCACAAGGCGGGGCAGGCGCACGGGCTGAGCTTCAGCGTCCGCGAGGGG
This genomic window contains:
- the alr gene encoding alanine racemase, which translates into the protein MWQSEVRVDLDAIRENVTRLRAGTGAELMAVVKADGYGHGMIPSARAALDAGADWLGVCTLDEALTLRRAGIDAPVLAWLLAPGLPLHEGVAAGVDLAAASLTQLDEMVEAGRLAERPARLHLKVDTGLARGGATVADWPALLEAAAKAQADGLVEVVGVWSHFVYADLPGHPTTDRQLAVFHEALDMVERAGLRPRYRHLANSAATLTRPDTHFDLVRPGIATYGLSPVAGERFGLRPAMTARARVMLTKRVPAGSGVSYGHTYLTDADANLAVVPLGYADGVPRHASNTGPVQLAGRRRTVSGRVCMDQFVVDCGDDPVAAGDVATLFGPGADGEPTADDWAEAVGTINYEIVTRFGGVRVPRVYDGERP
- a CDS encoding alpha/beta fold hydrolase; translated protein: MSERRGFRIPRPRTAAGRVAGVVGAAVGVAAAGLAAGVVSERVLVRRLKADPADPHADEVFGQQRYDEAFRLELPDGTDIHVEVVEPTRPVPGHPTVVLVHGFCLDMGTFHFQRKMLAERGEHRIVAYDQPGHGRSGRLETGEYDLAALGRTLRRVIDRTAPEGPLVLVGHSMGGMTIMAFAELYPELFGDRVVGTVLMATSGGLLAETKLVAPALLGRVGAPVLYMMSNATRYGGPAIDAARKSTSNVAWLLTRKYGFGTPKPSPALVSYVELMNSRTSADTVTRYLRTLATHSRYPALAALAGTPVLVVVGDKDMITPVTHSEEIVRRLPHAEYLKIHDSGHVVMLEHADEVNGALTRFLEGL
- the tsaE gene encoding tRNA (adenosine(37)-N6)-threonylcarbamoyltransferase complex ATPase subunit type 1 TsaE, which codes for MSRADAAGAAVRAALPTVADTHAFGRRLAGVLRAGDLLLLTGPLGAGKTALTQGIGAGLGVLGDITSPTFVIARVHRPDPVRGRGVALVHADAYRLGDAADPRAEIDDLDLDASVDDSVTVVEWGEGLVEQLVDAHLRVRIDRRDDDTRLVELAPAGGDWAARLSALA